One Orrella dioscoreae genomic window carries:
- the epsC gene encoding serine O-acetyltransferase EpsC, with the protein MANFDIAPIVHALNDIRSNWRDAQHRARHPDAREFPSRDALARIAGQLKGALFPMRLGPQDMRHESENFYVGYTLSTALQALQEQAALELRYVARRDDPDIAQVERQAHASVAAFAAALPRLRELLDSDVLAAYQGDPAARSVDEVLLCYPGVLALIHHRIAHQLYQEGLPLLARIVAELAHSETGIDIHPGATIGPGLFIDHGTGVVIGETARIGQRVRIYQAVTLGAKRFPVGADGALEKGLARHPTVEDEVVIYAGATILGHITLGRGAIIGGNVWITEDVAPGTTITQASLRSTPKSTAEHAAPATLASA; encoded by the coding sequence ATGGCCAACTTCGACATTGCCCCCATCGTCCACGCCCTGAATGACATCCGCAGCAATTGGCGTGATGCGCAGCATCGGGCTCGCCATCCAGACGCCCGGGAATTTCCCTCTCGCGACGCCCTGGCGCGAATCGCCGGCCAGCTCAAGGGAGCGCTGTTCCCCATGCGCCTGGGGCCGCAGGACATGCGCCACGAGAGCGAGAATTTCTATGTCGGCTACACCCTGAGCACCGCGCTGCAGGCCCTGCAGGAACAGGCGGCCCTGGAGCTGCGTTACGTGGCCCGGCGGGATGACCCCGATATCGCCCAGGTGGAACGCCAGGCACATGCCAGCGTGGCCGCGTTCGCAGCCGCGCTCCCGCGCCTGCGCGAGCTACTGGACAGCGACGTGCTGGCTGCCTACCAGGGCGATCCGGCGGCGCGCAGCGTGGACGAAGTCCTGCTGTGCTATCCCGGCGTCCTGGCGCTCATCCATCATCGCATCGCGCATCAGCTGTACCAGGAAGGCCTGCCGCTACTGGCACGCATCGTGGCAGAACTCGCGCACAGCGAAACCGGTATCGACATCCACCCCGGTGCGACCATCGGCCCCGGCCTTTTCATCGACCACGGCACCGGCGTCGTCATCGGGGAAACCGCCCGCATCGGCCAGCGCGTGCGCATCTACCAAGCGGTGACGCTGGGTGCGAAGCGCTTTCCCGTGGGTGCGGATGGCGCCCTGGAGAAAGGATTGGCGCGCCATCCGACGGTCGAGGACGAGGTGGTCATCTACGCAGGCGCCACGATCCTTGGCCACATCACGCTGGGACGAGGCGCCATCATCGGCGGCAACGTCTGGATCACCGAAGACGTGGCGCCCGGCACCACCATCACGCAAGCCTCCCTGCGCAGTACCCCGAAATCGACTGCCGAGCACGCCGCGCCAGCCACGCTGGCCTCGGCCTGA
- a CDS encoding family 2A encapsulin nanocompartment shell protein, translating into MSATVGGTVALGDNAARQLANATKTVPQLETISPRWLTHLLQWVPVEAGIYRLNKVKNPESIKVTCTAREEENQLPRTYVDYEEAPREYFLNSVSTVLDVHTRISDLYSSPHDQIKEQLRLTIETIKENQESELINNPDYGLLAQVTDEQRIFPLTGAPTPDDLDELLTKVWKEPAFFLTHPQAIAAFGREATRRGTPPPTVSLFGSQFITWRGIPLIPSDKVPVADGKSKILLLRVGDKRQGVVGLYQPGLSGEQSPGLSVRFMGINNHAIASYLISLYCSLAVLTTDALAVLDDVEIGKYHDYPDTYK; encoded by the coding sequence ATGAGTGCAACAGTGGGCGGAACCGTCGCCCTGGGCGACAACGCGGCACGCCAGCTAGCCAACGCCACCAAGACCGTCCCGCAGCTCGAGACAATCAGCCCGCGCTGGCTGACGCACCTGCTGCAATGGGTCCCGGTCGAGGCTGGCATCTATCGGCTGAACAAGGTCAAGAACCCCGAAAGCATCAAGGTCACCTGCACCGCGCGCGAAGAGGAAAACCAGCTGCCGCGCACCTACGTCGACTACGAAGAGGCCCCTCGCGAATACTTCCTGAATTCGGTCAGTACGGTGCTGGACGTGCATACCCGCATCTCTGATCTCTACAGCAGCCCGCACGACCAGATCAAGGAGCAATTGCGCCTGACGATCGAAACGATCAAGGAGAACCAGGAGAGCGAGCTCATCAACAACCCGGATTATGGTTTGCTGGCACAAGTCACTGACGAGCAACGCATCTTCCCGCTGACCGGCGCCCCCACGCCCGACGATCTCGACGAATTGCTGACCAAGGTCTGGAAAGAGCCGGCGTTCTTCCTGACCCACCCCCAGGCGATCGCGGCGTTTGGCCGCGAAGCCACCCGACGCGGCACGCCCCCGCCCACCGTCAGCCTCTTCGGTTCGCAATTCATCACATGGCGGGGTATCCCGCTCATTCCTTCCGACAAGGTGCCGGTGGCGGACGGCAAAAGCAAGATCCTGCTGCTGCGTGTCGGTGACAAGCGGCAGGGCGTGGTGGGCCTGTACCAGCCAGGCCTCTCGGGAGAACAAAGCCCCGGCCTGTCGGTGCGCTTCATGGGCATCAACAACCATGCCATCGCGTCCTACCTGATCTCGCTCTACTGCTCGCTGGCCGTGCTCACGACCGATGCGCTCGCGGTCCTGGACGACGTGGAGATCGGCAAGTACCACGACTATCCCGATACCTACAAGTAA
- a CDS encoding family 2A encapsulin nanocompartment cargo protein cysteine desulfurase, with product MSLDVYSRDAALPAGLPAAPDAPIDPRALARLATAFFSAPPGAPVADIPRESGTSAADQRQARPEIAAHAAVPPGVQAPVNVAPPGSPLVSPAGLGPGVPGTPIPQGLAPGANLLPASPSPLPSLANRAPALLPHAQAGNGVPDTVFSVLPAYEPRYGSAVTGIPPVTAPTHDDPQDTAPYYFLDPRHGHPAAPTSPPAAASVPDAPPPSFYFLDPLVPPSGDVAPPKQHAHATPSVGPARHPPFDIHAIRRDFPILQERVNGRQLVWFDNAATTHKPQSVIDRIAHFYAHENSNIHRAAHALAARATDAYEGARERVRQFLNAPDVNEVIFVRGTTEAINLVAKSWGDRHVGEGDEIVVSHLEHHANIVPWQQLASLKGATLRVIPVDDSGQILLEEYRKLLNDRTRIVAVTQVSNALGTVTPVKEITELAHRAGAKVLIDGAQSVSHMRIDVQDIGADFFVFSGHKVFGPTGIGVVWGKRAVLEDMPPWQGGGNMIADVTFEKTVFQPIPNTFEAGTGNIADAVGLGAAIDYVNRVGIENIARYEHDLLVHGMAGLGEIPGVRLIGTAADKASVMSFVLAGYSTEEVGQALNEEGIAVRTGHHCAQPILRRFGVETTVRPSLAFYNTYDEIDQLLRVVRRLSGERRAGK from the coding sequence ATGAGTCTCGACGTCTACTCCCGCGACGCGGCACTGCCGGCGGGGCTTCCCGCCGCGCCGGACGCCCCCATCGACCCGCGTGCCCTGGCCCGCCTGGCCACGGCGTTCTTCTCCGCGCCGCCCGGCGCACCCGTGGCCGACATCCCACGGGAATCCGGCACCTCGGCCGCGGACCAACGCCAGGCCCGGCCCGAGATCGCGGCGCACGCCGCCGTGCCGCCCGGCGTGCAGGCACCGGTCAATGTGGCGCCGCCCGGTTCGCCGCTGGTCAGTCCCGCCGGGCTGGGCCCGGGCGTGCCCGGCACGCCCATTCCCCAAGGGCTGGCGCCAGGTGCCAACCTGCTGCCGGCCTCGCCCAGCCCCTTGCCTTCATTGGCCAACCGGGCACCTGCCCTGCTGCCTCACGCGCAAGCCGGCAACGGCGTACCGGACACGGTGTTCAGCGTGCTGCCCGCCTATGAACCCCGGTACGGCAGCGCCGTCACCGGCATCCCGCCGGTGACGGCGCCCACGCACGACGATCCGCAAGACACGGCCCCCTACTACTTCCTGGACCCGCGGCACGGCCACCCCGCAGCGCCAACCTCTCCACCCGCGGCAGCGTCCGTTCCCGACGCGCCCCCGCCATCGTTCTATTTCCTCGACCCCCTCGTCCCGCCCAGCGGCGACGTGGCGCCGCCCAAGCAGCACGCCCACGCCACGCCCTCGGTCGGACCGGCGCGGCATCCGCCGTTCGACATACATGCCATCCGCCGCGACTTCCCGATCCTGCAGGAGCGCGTCAACGGCCGGCAGCTGGTGTGGTTCGACAACGCCGCCACCACCCACAAGCCGCAATCGGTCATCGATCGCATCGCTCACTTCTACGCGCACGAAAACTCGAACATCCATCGCGCGGCGCACGCCCTGGCCGCACGCGCCACCGATGCGTATGAAGGCGCCAGGGAGCGGGTACGCCAATTCCTCAATGCGCCCGACGTGAACGAAGTCATATTCGTGCGGGGCACGACCGAAGCCATCAATCTGGTCGCGAAGAGCTGGGGGGACCGGCATGTCGGCGAAGGGGACGAGATCGTCGTCTCGCACCTGGAGCATCACGCCAACATCGTTCCCTGGCAGCAGTTGGCATCGCTCAAGGGCGCGACGCTGCGCGTGATTCCCGTCGACGATTCAGGCCAGATCCTGCTGGAGGAATACCGCAAGCTGCTCAACGACCGCACCCGGATCGTCGCGGTCACGCAGGTTTCCAATGCGCTGGGAACCGTGACGCCCGTCAAGGAAATCACCGAGCTCGCGCACCGCGCCGGCGCCAAGGTGCTCATCGACGGCGCGCAGTCGGTCTCGCACATGCGCATTGACGTGCAGGACATCGGCGCCGACTTTTTCGTGTTCTCCGGCCACAAGGTCTTCGGCCCCACCGGCATTGGCGTGGTCTGGGGCAAGCGCGCGGTACTGGAAGACATGCCGCCCTGGCAAGGCGGCGGCAACATGATCGCCGACGTCACCTTCGAGAAAACGGTCTTCCAGCCCATTCCCAACACCTTCGAGGCAGGCACGGGCAATATCGCGGACGCGGTCGGACTGGGCGCAGCCATCGATTACGTCAACCGCGTCGGCATCGAGAACATCGCGCGGTACGAGCACGACCTGCTCGTGCACGGCATGGCCGGCCTGGGCGAGATCCCCGGCGTCCGGTTGATCGGCACCGCGGCCGACAAGGCCAGCGTGATGTCCTTCGTGCTGGCGGGATACAGCACCGAGGAGGTCGGCCAGGCATTGAACGAGGAAGGCATCGCCGTGCGCACCGGCCATCATTGCGCACAACCCATCCTGAGGCGCTTCGGCGTGGAAACGACCGTCAGGCCGTCGCTCGCGTTCTACAACACCTACGACGAAATCGACCAACTGCTGCGCGTGGTCAGGCGCCTATCTGGAGAACGCCGGGCCGGAAAATGA
- a CDS encoding zinc-binding metallopeptidase family protein: MQLFECQACGQRLYFENEQCERCGHLLGYLPDVGVMSAVQPEGAAWIALARPDARYRFCRNWEQHGCNWMVDAAQGQVFCVACQHNRTIPDISLPENHLNWQKIEEAKRRLVYSLMRFGLPHPCDGSGDPEPLVFEFLADVPGGPKVMTGHDNGVITIALKEADDATREAARASMGELYRTLLGHFRHEVGHYYWDRLVRDGGELESFRALFGDDRLDYGEALARHYEQGAPADWRERYVSAYATMHPWEDWAETWAHYLHIVDTLEMAASFGVTIQPEVGDEAGVETRVTFDPYRARNVQTLLDAWLPLTYAVNSLNRAMGQPDLYPFVIAPAVAEKLAYVHRLVHRARTVR, encoded by the coding sequence ATGCAACTTTTCGAGTGTCAGGCCTGTGGCCAGCGTCTCTATTTCGAGAACGAGCAATGTGAGCGTTGCGGCCACCTGTTGGGCTACCTGCCCGATGTGGGGGTGATGAGCGCGGTGCAGCCGGAAGGGGCCGCCTGGATTGCGCTGGCCCGGCCCGATGCCCGTTATCGCTTCTGCCGCAACTGGGAGCAGCACGGCTGCAACTGGATGGTGGACGCCGCGCAGGGTCAGGTGTTCTGCGTGGCCTGTCAGCACAACCGGACCATTCCCGATATTTCCCTGCCGGAAAACCACCTGAACTGGCAGAAGATCGAAGAGGCCAAGCGCCGGCTGGTGTACTCACTGATGCGCTTCGGCCTGCCGCACCCCTGCGATGGCAGCGGTGACCCCGAGCCCCTGGTGTTCGAGTTCCTGGCCGACGTGCCGGGCGGCCCGAAGGTGATGACCGGACACGATAACGGCGTCATCACCATTGCCTTGAAGGAAGCCGACGATGCCACGCGCGAGGCCGCGCGCGCCTCGATGGGCGAGCTGTACCGCACGCTGCTGGGGCATTTCCGCCATGAGGTCGGCCATTACTACTGGGACAGGCTGGTGCGTGATGGCGGCGAACTGGAATCCTTCCGCGCGCTGTTCGGCGACGACCGCCTGGATTACGGCGAGGCGCTGGCGCGGCACTACGAGCAGGGCGCGCCCGCCGACTGGCGCGAGCGCTACGTCAGCGCGTATGCCACGATGCATCCCTGGGAAGACTGGGCCGAAACCTGGGCGCACTATCTGCACATCGTCGATACGCTGGAAATGGCGGCGTCCTTCGGCGTGACCATCCAGCCCGAAGTGGGCGACGAGGCGGGTGTGGAAACACGCGTCACCTTCGATCCCTATCGGGCGCGCAATGTGCAGACCTTGCTGGACGCCTGGCTGCCCTTGACCTATGCGGTCAACAGCCTGAACCGTGCGATGGGCCAGCCGGATCTCTATCCTTTCGTGATCGCGCCCGCGGTGGCGGAGAAGCTGGCGTATGTGCACCGCCTGGTGCATCGGGCCAGGACGGTGCGATAA
- a CDS encoding DHCW motif cupin fold protein, whose product MKMTGIPFNTTDWSVVPRTEHSAEAGQAFWRTQTFGDIRVRMVEYTPGYVSDHWCTKGHVLFCLAGELETELEDGRRFTLTPGTSYQVADGAEPHRSRAPKGATLFVVD is encoded by the coding sequence ATGAAGATGACCGGCATCCCTTTCAACACGACGGACTGGTCTGTCGTGCCCCGCACGGAACATTCCGCCGAGGCGGGCCAGGCGTTCTGGCGCACGCAGACCTTCGGCGATATTCGCGTCCGGATGGTGGAGTACACGCCGGGATATGTGTCGGATCACTGGTGCACCAAGGGACATGTACTGTTCTGCCTGGCCGGGGAGCTGGAAACGGAGCTGGAGGACGGCCGTCGTTTCACGTTGACGCCGGGCACGAGCTACCAGGTGGCCGATGGGGCGGAGCCGCATCGTTCTCGCGCGCCGAAGGGCGCGACCTTGTTCGTGGTGGATTGA
- a CDS encoding DMT family transporter, protein MNDKTRGAVEMTTAMVISGTIGWLVVLSGRPVTEVVFWRCLFGALTLLPVCAALGLLRAGVISRRQLGLAALGGVAIVANWLLLFAAYSHASISIATAIYNTQPFMLVGLGALFLHERPTWTTLGWLGLSFSGVLMIVLARPGADAGGAHLVGVLLALGAAFFYAVAAFVAKSLKGVPPQLIALVQLLVGTLLLLPAAWQGGVDLAPAAWTLLLTMGVVHTGLMYILLYGAIQRLPTTLTGALSFIYPVVAFGVDALAFGRRLAPGQILGAAAILLAAAGMMSAWTARRPGAARQACPAPVTK, encoded by the coding sequence ATGAACGACAAGACGCGCGGCGCCGTGGAAATGACCACGGCCATGGTGATATCCGGAACGATAGGCTGGCTGGTGGTGCTGAGCGGCCGGCCCGTGACGGAGGTGGTGTTCTGGCGCTGCCTGTTCGGCGCCCTGACCCTGCTGCCGGTGTGCGCGGCACTGGGGCTGCTGCGCGCGGGCGTGATCAGCCGCCGGCAACTGGGGCTGGCGGCATTGGGAGGCGTGGCCATCGTGGCCAACTGGCTGCTGTTGTTCGCGGCCTATTCGCATGCCTCGATCTCGATTGCCACGGCGATCTACAACACGCAGCCTTTCATGCTGGTGGGGCTGGGCGCGCTGTTCCTGCATGAGCGGCCGACGTGGACGACGCTGGGCTGGCTGGGCCTGTCCTTCTCAGGGGTGTTGATGATCGTGCTGGCCAGGCCCGGGGCGGACGCGGGCGGCGCCCATCTGGTGGGCGTGCTCCTGGCGCTGGGGGCGGCGTTCTTCTATGCCGTGGCGGCGTTCGTCGCCAAGTCGCTGAAGGGGGTGCCGCCGCAGCTGATCGCCCTGGTGCAGCTCCTGGTGGGCACCTTGCTGCTCCTGCCCGCGGCCTGGCAGGGTGGGGTCGACCTTGCGCCCGCAGCCTGGACGCTGCTGCTCACGATGGGTGTGGTGCATACGGGACTCATGTACATCCTGCTGTATGGCGCGATCCAGAGACTGCCCACCACGCTGACTGGCGCGCTGTCGTTCATCTATCCGGTCGTGGCGTTCGGGGTGGACGCACTGGCTTTCGGGCGTCGGCTGGCGCCGGGGCAGATCCTGGGGGCGGCCGCCATTCTGCTGGCCGCTGCTGGCATGATGTCGGCTTGGACGGCACGGCGTCCGGGCGCTGCCAGGCAGGCTTGCCCGGCACCTGTCACGAAATGA
- a CDS encoding Lrp/AsnC family transcriptional regulator, whose translation MPLDDTDHSILTLLQRDARMPIKTLAEQIGLSAPGASERVRKLEERGVIRAFTVDADTRALGYSLQAIVRVKPLPGKLKAVQKLLETIPELSECDKVTGEDCFIIRLHLRSIEHLDFILERITDKAETHSSIVKSQPVARRLPAF comes from the coding sequence ATGCCACTGGACGACACCGATCACAGCATCCTGACGCTGCTGCAACGCGATGCCCGCATGCCCATCAAGACCCTGGCCGAGCAGATCGGCCTGTCCGCCCCCGGCGCCTCGGAACGCGTGCGCAAGCTGGAAGAGCGCGGCGTCATTCGCGCCTTCACCGTCGATGCCGACACGCGCGCCCTGGGCTATTCCCTGCAGGCCATCGTTCGCGTCAAGCCCCTGCCCGGCAAGCTGAAGGCCGTGCAGAAGCTGCTGGAAACCATTCCCGAGCTTTCCGAGTGCGACAAGGTCACCGGCGAAGACTGCTTCATCATCCGCCTGCACCTGCGCTCCATCGAACACCTGGACTTCATCCTGGAACGCATCACCGACAAGGCGGAAACCCACAGCAGCATCGTCAAATCCCAACCTGTCGCAAGGCGCCTGCCCGCGTTCTGA
- a CDS encoding NAD(P)H-dependent oxidoreductase: MHTLIVVAHPNPSSLTHAIARRVAQGITASNAGHTTEFADLAAEGFDPRFSLADQALFLKQAAPPADVAAEHARIDRADTLVLVYPIYWWSFPALLKGWIDRVFSPGWAYEDNDDGKVVKKLQRLRVHLVAVGGADEGTFTRHGYAPAMKTQIDHGIFDYCGAPVLGSHVLLASDAGYPDAHLDTAHSIGLDIVGQDIAASQA, translated from the coding sequence ATGCACACCCTCATCGTCGTCGCCCACCCCAACCCCTCGTCCCTCACCCACGCCATTGCCCGGCGCGTCGCGCAAGGCATCACGGCAAGCAATGCGGGGCACACCACCGAGTTCGCCGACCTGGCCGCGGAAGGGTTCGACCCGCGCTTCAGCCTGGCGGACCAGGCGTTGTTCCTGAAGCAGGCCGCGCCGCCCGCCGATGTGGCCGCCGAGCACGCGCGCATCGACCGCGCCGATACGCTGGTCCTCGTCTACCCGATCTATTGGTGGTCCTTTCCCGCGCTGTTGAAAGGCTGGATCGATCGCGTCTTCTCGCCAGGCTGGGCCTACGAGGACAACGACGACGGCAAGGTCGTGAAGAAGCTGCAACGCCTGCGCGTGCACCTCGTCGCGGTCGGCGGTGCCGACGAAGGCACCTTCACCCGCCACGGATACGCCCCCGCCATGAAGACGCAGATCGACCACGGCATCTTCGATTACTGCGGCGCGCCCGTGCTGGGCTCGCACGTGCTGCTGGCCTCCGATGCCGGCTATCCCGACGCACATCTGGACACGGCGCACAGCATCGGGTTGGACATCGTCGGCCAGGACATCGCCGCTTCCCAGGCCTGA
- a CDS encoding TetR/AcrR family transcriptional regulator has product MTSPSSTPPRHRLTREARTRQLLDVSWALIGEEGTDALTLGRLAEAAGVTKPVAYDHFGTRNGLLAALYEDYDVRQTAIFDAAVAAAKPTLQDKARVVAAAYVDCVLTQGREIQDVLAALSGSPELAAVKRQYLQIFIGKCAAWFAPYAGPSGVPAASLWAMLGAADALSDAALLGDITEDQAKEELRQTLLGMVKRSK; this is encoded by the coding sequence ATGACCTCGCCCTCTTCCACGCCGCCGCGCCATCGCCTGACCCGAGAAGCCCGCACCCGCCAGTTGCTGGACGTCTCATGGGCGCTGATCGGCGAGGAAGGCACGGACGCGCTCACGCTGGGCCGCCTGGCCGAGGCCGCGGGCGTCACCAAGCCCGTGGCCTATGACCACTTCGGCACGCGCAACGGCCTGCTGGCCGCGCTGTACGAGGATTACGACGTGCGCCAGACGGCCATCTTCGATGCCGCCGTGGCCGCCGCCAAGCCCACCCTGCAAGACAAGGCGCGCGTCGTCGCTGCCGCCTATGTCGACTGCGTGCTCACGCAAGGCCGCGAGATCCAGGACGTGCTGGCCGCGCTCAGCGGCTCGCCGGAACTGGCGGCGGTCAAGCGGCAGTATCTGCAGATCTTCATCGGGAAATGCGCGGCGTGGTTCGCGCCCTACGCCGGCCCCAGCGGCGTGCCGGCGGCCAGCCTGTGGGCGATGCTGGGTGCCGCCGATGCGTTGTCGGATGCCGCGCTGCTGGGTGACATCACCGAAGACCAGGCGAAAGAGGAACTGCGGCAGACCCTGCTGGGGATGGTCAAGCGCAGCAAATGA
- a CDS encoding TetR/AcrR family transcriptional regulator, with translation MQKSDKPVQLDASNASAPRARGRPRAFDREAALAQATRLFWTKGYEATSIADLTDAMGIGSPSLYAAFGSKDALYAEAVQHYEQTYRGLVWAGFDAARTAREAVWALLRDSAAGLTGTVQDVPQGCMVALSTVDGEAHGELCALLRTARGGTLVRVTARLKQAIQEGELPPETDVHALARFVQTVQGGMSILARDGVSGDELYAVAEVAMLGFDARTGGKARKSRK, from the coding sequence ATGCAGAAATCAGACAAACCCGTCCAGCTCGATGCCAGCAACGCCAGCGCCCCGCGCGCGCGGGGCCGGCCGCGCGCGTTCGATCGCGAGGCGGCGCTGGCGCAGGCGACGCGCCTGTTCTGGACCAAGGGCTACGAGGCCACGTCGATCGCCGACCTGACCGATGCGATGGGCATCGGCTCGCCCAGCCTGTATGCGGCTTTCGGGTCCAAGGATGCGCTGTATGCCGAGGCCGTGCAGCATTACGAGCAGACCTATCGGGGCTTGGTGTGGGCGGGATTCGACGCCGCCAGGACGGCCCGGGAGGCGGTGTGGGCCTTGCTGCGGGATTCGGCTGCGGGGCTGACGGGCACTGTGCAGGATGTGCCCCAAGGCTGCATGGTGGCGCTGTCCACGGTCGATGGCGAGGCGCATGGCGAGCTGTGCGCGCTGCTGCGCACGGCGCGCGGCGGCACGCTGGTGCGCGTGACGGCACGCCTGAAGCAGGCCATCCAGGAAGGCGAGTTGCCGCCGGAGACGGATGTGCACGCGCTGGCGCGTTTCGTGCAGACGGTCCAGGGCGGCATGTCCATCCTGGCCCGCGACGGCGTCAGTGGCGACGAGCTGTACGCGGTGGCCGAAGTGGCCATGCTGGGCTTCGATGCCCGCACGGGCGGCAAGGCGCGCAAGTCCAGGAAGTGA
- a CDS encoding SDR family NAD(P)-dependent oxidoreductase translates to MSELSGKHALVTGASRGIGAAIALALAEKGANVAITYERSAERAAEVVGQIEKLGRKAVAIQADSADPAAVKRSVDDAAKALGGLDIVVNNAGIARQGLVADASLEDIDALLDVNVRAPILTAQAAIAHLRDGGRVINIGSNLGDRALVPGVTIYAMTKSALQGLTRGLARELGPRQITVNLVQPGSTNTDMNPASGEFADMQRSLIPLGHFGEAQDIAAAVAFLASPAAKQITGAILNVDGGTLA, encoded by the coding sequence ATGAGTGAACTGTCAGGCAAGCACGCCCTCGTCACGGGCGCATCGCGTGGTATCGGCGCCGCCATCGCCCTGGCGCTGGCGGAAAAAGGCGCGAACGTCGCCATCACCTATGAACGTTCGGCGGAACGCGCTGCAGAGGTCGTCGGGCAGATCGAAAAACTGGGCCGCAAGGCCGTGGCGATCCAGGCCGACAGCGCCGACCCCGCGGCGGTGAAACGTTCGGTGGATGACGCGGCCAAGGCTCTGGGCGGCCTGGACATCGTCGTCAACAATGCCGGCATCGCGCGCCAGGGCCTGGTGGCCGACGCCAGTCTCGAGGACATCGATGCCTTGCTGGACGTGAACGTGCGCGCCCCCATCCTGACCGCGCAAGCCGCCATTGCGCACCTGCGCGACGGCGGCCGGGTCATCAACATCGGTTCGAACCTGGGCGACCGTGCCCTGGTGCCGGGCGTGACCATCTACGCCATGACCAAGTCCGCCCTGCAGGGACTGACGCGCGGCCTCGCGCGGGAACTGGGCCCGCGCCAGATCACGGTGAACCTGGTGCAGCCGGGGTCGACCAACACCGACATGAATCCGGCCTCGGGAGAGTTCGCGGACATGCAGCGCTCGTTGATTCCGCTGGGGCACTTCGGTGAAGCGCAGGACATCGCGGCCGCGGTCGCTTTCCTGGCCAGCCCGGCGGCCAAGCAGATCACCGGGGCCATCTTGAACGTGGATGGGGGAACGCTGGCTTGA
- the hxsA gene encoding His-Xaa-Ser repeat protein HxsA, with amino-acid sequence MSRFVKSISLFLAGITPFASKSAETPVDAASRVLDILNDPKAVPLQPLNFDHDNLFAAHRSHSSHRSHSSHRSHYSGSSGRTYSSPAPARITPLYSPPSSSSSSGSSVAPSYPGASRDVTPGGGVSGGSAVRGSGAGGTVDLTRTEKLKLQIMRVQIQLSSLGLYQGSVDGVLGRQTVEALKQFQMIKSLPASGLMTTDTMNALGIPLVN; translated from the coding sequence ATGAGCAGATTCGTTAAAAGCATCAGTCTCTTTCTTGCGGGAATTACACCATTCGCTAGCAAGTCTGCAGAAACGCCTGTCGATGCCGCCAGCCGGGTACTCGATATACTGAATGATCCCAAGGCTGTTCCATTGCAACCATTGAACTTTGATCACGATAACTTGTTTGCAGCGCATCGCTCGCATTCAAGCCACAGATCCCACTCCAGTCATCGCTCTCATTATTCTGGCTCGAGCGGTCGAACCTATTCGTCCCCAGCGCCTGCGCGTATCACTCCACTTTATAGCCCCCCTTCATCGTCATCTTCCTCCGGGAGTTCTGTCGCACCTAGCTATCCCGGAGCGTCCAGAGATGTCACGCCCGGTGGTGGAGTGAGTGGGGGTTCTGCTGTGCGAGGATCTGGCGCGGGGGGAACAGTAGATCTGACTCGGACCGAGAAGTTAAAGCTTCAGATCATGCGTGTACAGATTCAATTGAGCTCTTTGGGGCTGTATCAAGGTAGTGTAGATGGGGTGTTGGGCCGCCAGACGGTTGAGGCTTTAAAGCAATTCCAAATGATCAAGTCGTTGCCCGCAAGTGGCCTGATGACGACGGATACGATGAATGCGCTAGGAATTCCGCTTGTGAATTGA